The following proteins are co-located in the Schistocerca nitens isolate TAMUIC-IGC-003100 chromosome 2, iqSchNite1.1, whole genome shotgun sequence genome:
- the LOC126234506 gene encoding CARD- and ANK-domain containing inflammasome adapter protein-like, translated as MEAAEGQLTAADVKGWSPLRFAEETGAWTWVERFLQGGIPLKHLESTRRMLKSVDSAADIIRTACAASLLQLLQFVLSVDSSLANVKLDTEGTTPLHVAAAHQRLAVVCVLLDAGADIGSKTNRGRSALHTAAAVGAEKVVHILLESGARMWELDREGKSAVQLAKEEGHLGLSRVMEIRGGNVQLGLWRMVIAGSAGDVEAVRKLMPLLPPKEPGEWTDLHWAMIRGNPNLVRTFLAAGMDPNVSDSHGNTPLHVAAARRPPAVSAALIDAGADIDAADSTGSTALHYAVRTGNMDTVRLLLKSGARHDVRDSDGKTPLHHAVSRGSLEAVNSLLEAGVRRDNKDAREETPYDLARRFGYTDILRMLRLTPCEGTPMPATSHSCPDTATCCQYCASHYD; from the coding sequence ATGGAGGCTGCAGAGGGTCAGCTGACTGCAGCTGATGTAAAAGGTTGGTCACCACTGCGCTTCGCTGAAGAAACAGGAGCTTGGACGTGGGTCGAGAGATTTCTCCAAGGTGGTATCCCACTGAAACATTTGGAATCAACGAGAAGGATGCTGAAAAGCGTCGACTCTGCAGCAGATATAATTAGGACAGCATGTGCCGCTAGCTTGTTACAGCTCCTACAGTTTGTCCTCTCTGTCGATTCGTCTTTGGCTAACGTCAAACTGGATACTGAGGGGACGACTCCTTTACACGTGGCTGCAGCCCACCAACGCCTTGCAGTAGTGTGTGTGCTTTTGGACGCGGGCGCAGATATCGGGTCTAAGACTAACCGGGGTCGCTCAGCACTGCACACCGCGGCAGCTGTGGGTGCCGAGAAAGTCGTGCACATCCTGCTGGAATCTGGGGCGCGGATGTGGGAGCTCGACCGGGAAGGTAAGAGTGCTGTGCAGCTGGCAAAGGAGGAAGGTCATTTGGGCCTCTCCAGGGTGATGGAAATCCGTGGCGGCAATGTGCAACTCGGTCTGTGGCGGATGGTAATAGCAGGGTCGGCAGGTGACGTGGAGGCTGTGCGGAAGTTAATGCCATTACTTCCTCCAAAGGAACCTGGGGAATGGACAGACCTTCACTGGGCAATGATAAGGGGCAATCCAAATCTGGTGCGCACGTTCCTCGCTGCGGGGATGGACCCGAACGTGAGCGACAGCCACGGCAACACGCCACTGCACGTAGCAGCCGCTAGGCGCCCACCGGCTGTCAGTGCCGCCCTCATCGATGCCGGCGCAGACATCGACGCCGCAGATTCCACTGGCTCCACTGCGCTGCACTACGCGGTGCGGACCGGAAATATGGATACCGTTCGGCTGCTGCTGAAGTCCGGGGCTCGCCACGACGTGCGCGACAGCGACGGGAAGACGCCGCTGCACCACGCCGTCTCCAGGGGGTCGCTGGAGGCAGTGAACTCGTTGTTGGAGGCTGGAGTTCGCAGGGACAATAAGGACGCGCGCGAGGAGACGCCCTACGACCTCGCACGGAGGTTTGGCTACACCGACATACTGCGAATGTTGCGGCTCACGCCGTGTGAGGGAACTCCAATGCCAGCGACGAGTCACAGCTGCCCGGACACAGCGACGTGCTGCCAGTACTGCGCCTCACATTACGACTGA